A genomic window from Halogeometricum sp. S3BR5-2 includes:
- a CDS encoding class I SAM-dependent methyltransferase, with product MSESAHSSETMKSHDARERRLKRWVKQPPVGPNMQYLRDAERLAAVERLGHRDRVLDVASESTVTATLDADDVTRLDFSAAASDTAREVLGDAVDAYEVTEPEAPNLPFPDDHFDGAVSIGPYDWKFLDVPGLTEEVHRVTKPDGLYVFSVPTPRSPYAANGDNRFYEPDEALDVVSPDWHLADFDLLFQYPRKLHLGVNALPDRYQERFVDAAERLSEELTEREMWRRASYIVLAARPMKYESYLERGLEALFRPTAEDGFWDEVDDGIIRALKYEFDDDGSPTWSRDESQEWRYAPMALMGVMNWRTSPLGTDEYDAKIRREFEFFDERIESGELPEAMPSYGVGPLLAAYAMAADVFDDEGEREYLASARTLFDHADETVEFDHAEDSLALYGATYLHEAVPDDERVEAFVDRGLWEISDRRTPEGLYGFDNHTTRRHQNQMYTCWAVARAIEVTGKTGYLGDLEDVLDYTVENRMREDGAFVWEDWPLHARLYGELRGKLTGGTPYWHYLYECHQTFFVNAVAHYYAAGGEEEYTRDAGRAMAWIFETNGTGRDLVDVSGIGVPMRQVTTDGRMDNRQFTNGWRDQQYKGTYEVGSYVMALTHLLDGTVE from the coding sequence ATGTCAGAATCCGCTCACTCCTCCGAGACGATGAAGTCGCACGACGCCCGAGAACGCCGGCTCAAGCGGTGGGTGAAACAGCCACCCGTCGGTCCCAACATGCAGTACCTTCGGGACGCGGAGCGTCTGGCCGCCGTCGAGCGTCTCGGCCACCGCGACCGGGTGCTCGACGTCGCCTCCGAGTCGACGGTGACGGCCACGCTGGACGCGGACGACGTGACCCGACTCGACTTCTCGGCCGCCGCGAGCGACACCGCGCGCGAGGTGCTCGGCGACGCCGTGGACGCCTACGAGGTGACCGAACCCGAGGCCCCGAACCTGCCGTTCCCCGACGACCACTTCGACGGCGCCGTCTCCATCGGCCCGTACGACTGGAAGTTCCTCGACGTGCCGGGCCTCACCGAGGAGGTACACCGGGTCACGAAGCCCGACGGCCTCTACGTCTTCTCCGTCCCCACGCCCCGGTCGCCGTACGCCGCCAACGGGGACAACCGCTTCTACGAACCCGACGAGGCGCTCGACGTCGTCTCGCCGGACTGGCACCTCGCCGACTTCGACCTGCTGTTCCAGTACCCCCGCAAACTCCACCTCGGCGTCAACGCGCTTCCCGACCGGTACCAGGAGCGGTTCGTCGACGCCGCCGAACGCCTCTCGGAGGAGTTGACGGAGCGAGAGATGTGGCGGCGGGCGTCGTACATCGTCCTCGCCGCGCGTCCGATGAAGTACGAATCGTACCTCGAACGGGGGTTAGAAGCGCTGTTCCGGCCGACAGCCGAGGACGGTTTCTGGGACGAGGTGGACGACGGCATCATCCGCGCGCTGAAATACGAGTTCGACGACGACGGCTCCCCGACGTGGTCGCGCGACGAGAGTCAGGAGTGGCGCTACGCCCCGATGGCGCTGATGGGCGTCATGAACTGGCGGACCTCTCCGCTCGGCACCGACGAGTACGACGCGAAGATTCGACGCGAGTTCGAGTTCTTCGACGAGCGCATCGAGTCGGGGGAACTCCCGGAAGCGATGCCGAGTTACGGGGTCGGTCCGCTCCTCGCGGCGTACGCGATGGCCGCGGACGTGTTCGATGACGAGGGGGAGAGGGAGTACCTCGCGTCCGCGCGCACCCTATTCGACCACGCCGACGAGACGGTCGAGTTCGACCACGCCGAGGACAGCCTCGCGCTCTACGGCGCGACGTACCTCCACGAGGCGGTCCCCGACGACGAACGCGTGGAGGCGTTCGTCGACCGCGGTCTCTGGGAGATATCCGACCGCCGGACCCCCGAGGGCCTGTACGGCTTCGACAACCACACCACCCGCCGCCACCAGAACCAGATGTACACCTGCTGGGCCGTCGCGCGGGCCATCGAGGTGACGGGGAAGACCGGCTACCTCGGCGACCTGGAGGACGTTCTCGACTACACCGTCGAGAACCGGATGCGCGAGGACGGCGCGTTCGTCTGGGAGGATTGGCCCCTGCACGCCCGCCTGTACGGGGAACTGCGCGGCAAACTCACGGGCGGAACGCCGTACTGGCACTACCTCTACGAGTGTCATCAGACGTTCTTCGTCAACGCCGTCGCCCACTACTACGCCGCGGGCGGCGAGGAGGAGTACACCCGCGATGCGGGCCGCGCGATGGCGTGGATATTCGAGACGAACGGGACCGGACGGGACCTCGTCGACGTGTCGGGTATCGGCGTCCCGATGCGGCAGGTGACGACGGACGGCCGGATGGACAACCGCCAGTTCACGAACGGGTGGCGCGACCAGCAGTACAAGGGAACCTACGAGGTGGGTTCGTACGTGATGGCGCTGACGCACCTGCTCGACGGCACGGTGGAGTGA
- the aglF gene encoding UTP--glucose-1-phosphate uridylyltransferase AglF: MKAVVLAAGKGTRLRPLTDDKPKALVEVDGKPILQHCLDSLCELDAEEFVLVVGHRKEQIIARFGDEYRGVPITYAHQREALGLAHAVLTAEEYIDDDFMLMLGDNVFDANLDEVVARQRDDHADAAFLVEEVPWEEASRYGVCVTDDRGDITEVVEKPDEPESNLVMTGFYTFSPAIFHACHLVQPSDRGEYELPDAIDLLIRSGRTISAVLSEGWRVDVGYPEDRDRAERLVRGESGEADAEPDREGSVSEVQTEDD; encoded by the coding sequence ATGAAAGCAGTCGTACTCGCCGCCGGCAAGGGGACGCGTCTCAGGCCGCTGACGGACGACAAACCGAAAGCGCTCGTCGAAGTCGACGGGAAGCCCATCCTCCAGCACTGTCTCGATTCGCTGTGCGAACTCGACGCCGAGGAGTTCGTCTTGGTCGTGGGCCACCGGAAAGAGCAGATCATCGCCCGCTTCGGAGACGAGTACCGCGGGGTCCCGATCACGTACGCGCACCAGCGCGAAGCGCTGGGTCTCGCGCACGCGGTCCTCACGGCCGAGGAGTACATCGACGACGACTTCATGCTGATGCTCGGGGACAACGTCTTCGATGCGAACCTCGACGAGGTCGTCGCCCGGCAGCGCGACGACCACGCCGACGCGGCGTTCCTCGTCGAAGAAGTGCCGTGGGAGGAGGCCTCCCGTTACGGCGTCTGCGTCACGGACGACCGCGGCGACATCACCGAGGTCGTCGAGAAACCCGACGAACCCGAGTCGAACCTCGTGATGACGGGCTTTTACACCTTCTCGCCCGCCATCTTCCACGCCTGTCACCTCGTCCAACCATCCGACCGCGGCGAGTACGAACTCCCCGACGCGATAGACTTGCTCATCCGATCCGGTCGGACCATCTCGGCCGTCCTCTCGGAAGGCTGGCGAGTCGACGTCGGCTACCCCGAGGACCGCGACCGAGCGGAGCGACTCGTCCGCGGCGAATCCGGCGAGGCCGACGCCGAACCCGACCGGGAAGGGAGCGTGTCGGAGGTTCAGACCGAAGACGACTGA
- a CDS encoding glycosyltransferase family 4 protein: MRICMLLNAVYPTDIRLAKEVKSLTADGHTVFILSEADEGLPDREEVGSATVIRRPFQAAYAGLDGAVAGARTLTTGVVESWMRALDDVVPEEGIEALHAHDLPMVHTALAAGERHGIPVVADLHENWPEAVKQYRRGSSLGSLTNLRYLADRVTRPVFRWKRIERDAVRRADRVVTVTDEAADHYVENCGVDRSKVDIVSNYVSMDTFGDADLRDVGFEDEFVVSYVGTLGGPHRGLDAVVRAMPAVVDRVPNARLLVVGNGEEYRCRLESLVSELGVGDHVTFTGRVPFDDVPSYIAASDVCLVPHQSTGHTETTVPHKLFQYMAMSRPVVVTDVAPLRRIVRETDAGMVVRPDDPAGFALAFVELAEDETRARTLGQNGRRAVERTYNWERTGRTLRECYRKLSDVSDESKRSTELSTV, translated from the coding sequence ATGCGCATCTGTATGCTCCTGAACGCGGTCTACCCGACAGACATCCGTCTCGCCAAGGAGGTGAAGTCGCTGACCGCCGACGGACACACCGTCTTCATCCTGTCGGAGGCCGACGAGGGGCTTCCCGACCGGGAGGAGGTCGGGTCGGCGACCGTCATCCGTCGTCCCTTCCAGGCCGCCTACGCGGGTCTCGACGGCGCCGTCGCCGGCGCGCGCACTCTCACCACCGGCGTCGTCGAGTCGTGGATGCGAGCGCTGGACGACGTCGTCCCCGAAGAGGGAATCGAGGCGCTTCACGCGCACGACCTCCCGATGGTTCACACCGCCCTCGCCGCGGGAGAGCGACACGGTATCCCAGTCGTCGCTGACCTCCACGAGAACTGGCCGGAGGCCGTCAAGCAGTACCGCCGAGGGAGTTCGCTCGGGTCGCTCACCAACCTCCGATATCTCGCCGACAGGGTGACCCGCCCGGTGTTCCGCTGGAAGCGGATCGAACGCGACGCCGTCCGGAGGGCCGACCGCGTCGTCACCGTGACCGACGAGGCGGCCGACCACTACGTCGAGAACTGCGGCGTCGACCGCTCGAAGGTCGACATCGTCTCGAACTACGTCTCGATGGACACGTTCGGCGACGCGGACCTCCGAGACGTGGGATTCGAAGACGAGTTCGTCGTCTCCTACGTCGGCACTCTCGGCGGTCCCCACCGCGGCCTCGACGCGGTGGTCCGTGCGATGCCGGCCGTCGTCGACCGCGTCCCGAACGCTCGGCTCCTCGTCGTCGGTAACGGCGAGGAGTACCGGTGTCGCCTCGAATCCCTCGTCTCCGAACTCGGCGTCGGCGATCACGTCACTTTCACGGGTCGTGTTCCGTTCGACGACGTCCCGTCCTACATCGCCGCCAGCGACGTCTGTCTCGTCCCGCACCAGTCGACCGGCCACACCGAGACGACGGTTCCGCACAAGCTGTTTCAGTACATGGCGATGTCGCGCCCCGTCGTCGTCACCGACGTGGCCCCCCTCCGCCGCATCGTCCGGGAGACCGACGCCGGAATGGTCGTCCGACCCGACGACCCCGCGGGGTTCGCGCTCGCGTTCGTGGAGTTGGCCGAGGACGAGACGCGCGCGAGAACCCTCGGGCAGAACGGTCGTCGCGCCGTCGAGAGGACGTACAACTGGGAGCGGACGGGCCGGACGCTCCGCGAGTGTTATCGGAAGCTGTCGGACGTCTCGGACGAATCCAAACGGAGCACCGAACTCTCGACGGTCTGA
- a CDS encoding metal-dependent hydrolase, with protein MWPWGHLAFAYVLYSSYVRLRYRLAPEWPGVLLAVLGSQTPDLIDKPLGWSLHVLPGGRTLAHSLFFGTAIVLVVAGLLRRYDLPGGAAFAIGYYSHLVGDSYRSILSGRVEDLTFLLWPLMPVRGSEPSVGIIQYILSARIDGQLVSELLFAALVVVWWLLDGAPGLAAAWNAVRRRLIRPAS; from the coding sequence ATGTGGCCTTGGGGACACCTCGCCTTCGCGTACGTCCTCTACTCCTCGTACGTGCGCCTCCGCTACCGACTCGCCCCCGAGTGGCCGGGCGTCCTGCTCGCGGTACTCGGTTCGCAGACGCCCGACCTGATCGATAAACCGCTCGGGTGGTCGTTACACGTACTGCCAGGTGGACGGACGCTCGCCCACTCGCTGTTCTTCGGGACGGCCATCGTGCTCGTCGTCGCCGGTCTGCTCCGCCGGTACGACTTACCGGGCGGGGCCGCCTTCGCCATCGGCTACTACTCGCACTTGGTCGGAGACAGTTATCGGAGCATCCTGTCCGGCCGAGTCGAGGACCTCACCTTCCTCCTCTGGCCTCTGATGCCCGTGCGAGGGTCGGAGCCCTCGGTCGGTATCATTCAGTACATACTGAGCGCGCGGATCGACGGCCAACTGGTCTCCGAGTTGCTCTTCGCCGCTCTCGTCGTCGTCTGGTGGCTCCTCGACGGCGCTCCCGGGCTGGCGGCGGCTTGGAACGCCGTACGCCGCCGGCTCATTCGGCCCGCGAGCTGA
- a CDS encoding PQQ-dependent sugar dehydrogenase, whose translation MQLTTRSGARRQAVAVLLAFVTLTSSVTAGVVFAAGGAAAHGDHTSGGGSDGSGEWAADGDSFRKETVISGLNQPMETVFLPDGRMLVIQKGGEILVYDPETEEYETYLDLRDIDSVESNRERGLLGIALANDFEESGEFYVYYSRLDDPDAADAANSEPENVLARFTHVENDGGTTSRADPASREVLWRNEIHTGSDIACCHLGGGVDVGPDGKVYVGTGDEYDNAQWAQDLSRPDGKIIRLNPDGSIPEDNPFAGDGDPDTLGEIWAYGLRNPYRINFAQNGELYIGEVGGNNRYDAAEDIHLGEKGANYGWPDCEGVCEDPAYDDPIFSYLHGETPGGPNDDPSGDGYGAAVTVGPVYGADMFPDEYDNVLFYSDYNDRLIKYLVLSDDGTEVVAGPYNFDDRTGALVSTKVGPDGALYGSQLGRGQIVRYVYESGNKAPRVESTSATPESGAAPLDVAFEAGASDPEGDDLSYTWHFGDGETATGVSVSHTYDEQGSYEAYVEVSDGTTAVDSEPTPVTVGGAPEMTLDPAGDVTARGGEEVTLSADVTDVEDGRLSGEDIEWQVSLAHNTHRHPQTSETGESITYTVPATGHATTGVVAYEVNVTATDSDGLRTTKSVTIEPEEVDVTLASQPEGVNVSVGGVPESTADGGYTFDSMIGYRHSLSAPETVCREGTSYEFDGWSDGETDSDRTYTVPDADATLTAQYAEVGTCGGVVEENAPPEVGEIPALEYTGEAVTVDVTEYATDPDGDGVDPSSVAIVEGAGEGSATANDDGTVTYDTEATSGTDSFAFTVNDTEGGQSAPATVDVNIDVGDASGDDAGNDGAGDDGDGTDGGANAEPDDEASDGQSGGAPSGGSSDDPSDENDESDESGSDDADSEDDGDDGGSGGGYAGDAESDGTAAFELSNATLSATNASVGDEVNASAVVDNVGEADGTTAVNLTVDGETVDARELSLEAGASETVTLSHTFEEPGTHELSLGGGVVGNVTVTNATTANESVENDGGSSVSTAQTTADGSGTGAGESDGGSAETAASTGDATDTAVEAGAESTPTGETNSGTPGFGPVAALLSVLLGAAAFARRRA comes from the coding sequence GTGCAACTTACAACCCGTTCAGGCGCGAGGCGACAGGCGGTTGCGGTGCTGCTGGCGTTCGTCACGCTCACGTCCTCGGTCACCGCAGGCGTCGTCTTCGCCGCCGGGGGGGCCGCGGCGCACGGCGACCACACGAGCGGTGGCGGTAGCGACGGCTCCGGGGAGTGGGCGGCCGACGGCGACTCCTTCCGCAAGGAGACGGTCATCTCGGGACTGAACCAGCCGATGGAGACGGTGTTCCTGCCCGACGGGCGGATGCTCGTCATCCAGAAAGGCGGCGAGATACTCGTCTACGACCCGGAGACCGAGGAGTACGAGACGTACCTCGACCTGCGGGACATCGACAGCGTCGAGTCCAATCGCGAACGAGGACTCCTCGGTATCGCGCTGGCGAACGACTTCGAGGAGAGCGGCGAGTTCTACGTCTACTACTCGCGCCTCGACGACCCGGACGCGGCCGACGCCGCGAACAGCGAACCCGAGAACGTCCTCGCACGATTCACCCATGTCGAGAACGACGGGGGAACGACCAGTCGCGCCGACCCCGCGAGTCGGGAGGTGCTCTGGCGAAACGAGATACACACCGGTTCGGACATCGCCTGCTGTCACCTCGGCGGCGGCGTCGACGTCGGCCCCGACGGGAAGGTGTACGTCGGAACCGGCGACGAGTACGACAACGCCCAGTGGGCGCAGGACCTCTCGCGACCCGACGGGAAGATAATCCGGCTGAATCCCGACGGCTCCATCCCCGAGGACAACCCGTTCGCCGGCGACGGCGACCCGGACACGCTCGGGGAGATATGGGCCTACGGCCTCCGGAACCCGTATCGAATCAACTTCGCGCAGAACGGCGAACTGTACATCGGCGAGGTCGGGGGGAACAACCGCTACGACGCCGCGGAGGACATCCACCTCGGCGAGAAGGGCGCCAACTACGGCTGGCCCGACTGCGAGGGGGTCTGCGAGGACCCGGCGTACGACGACCCGATTTTCTCGTACTTGCACGGCGAGACGCCCGGCGGTCCGAACGACGACCCGTCCGGCGACGGCTACGGCGCCGCGGTCACCGTCGGCCCCGTCTACGGCGCCGATATGTTCCCCGACGAATACGACAACGTCCTGTTCTACAGCGACTACAACGACCGACTGATCAAGTACCTCGTGCTGAGCGACGACGGGACGGAAGTCGTCGCCGGCCCGTACAACTTCGACGACCGGACGGGCGCGCTCGTCTCGACGAAGGTCGGCCCCGACGGCGCCCTCTACGGGTCGCAGTTGGGGCGGGGACAGATCGTCCGCTACGTCTACGAGTCCGGTAACAAGGCGCCGCGAGTCGAGTCGACGAGCGCGACGCCCGAGAGCGGCGCCGCACCCCTCGACGTCGCGTTCGAGGCGGGCGCGTCGGACCCCGAGGGCGACGACCTGAGTTACACGTGGCACTTCGGCGACGGCGAGACGGCGACCGGCGTGAGCGTCTCACACACGTACGACGAGCAGGGGTCCTACGAGGCCTACGTCGAGGTGAGCGACGGGACGACGGCGGTCGACTCCGAACCCACACCGGTCACCGTCGGCGGCGCGCCCGAGATGACGCTCGACCCCGCCGGCGACGTGACCGCCCGCGGGGGCGAAGAGGTCACGCTGTCGGCCGACGTGACCGACGTCGAGGACGGACGGCTCTCGGGGGAGGACATCGAGTGGCAGGTCAGCCTCGCCCACAACACGCACCGACACCCGCAGACGTCCGAGACGGGCGAGTCGATAACGTACACGGTGCCGGCGACGGGTCACGCGACGACCGGCGTCGTCGCCTACGAGGTCAACGTGACCGCCACCGACTCCGACGGACTGCGGACGACGAAGTCGGTGACCATCGAACCTGAGGAGGTCGACGTCACGCTGGCGAGCCAACCCGAGGGCGTCAACGTCAGCGTCGGCGGCGTGCCGGAGTCGACCGCCGACGGCGGCTACACGTTCGACAGCATGATCGGGTACCGACACAGTCTGTCGGCCCCCGAGACGGTCTGTCGGGAGGGGACGAGCTACGAGTTCGACGGCTGGAGCGACGGCGAGACCGACTCGGACCGGACGTACACCGTCCCGGACGCCGACGCGACGCTGACCGCGCAGTACGCCGAAGTGGGGACGTGCGGCGGCGTCGTGGAGGAGAACGCCCCGCCCGAAGTCGGGGAGATTCCCGCGCTGGAGTACACCGGCGAAGCGGTCACCGTCGACGTGACCGAGTACGCGACCGACCCCGACGGCGACGGAGTCGACCCGTCGAGCGTCGCGATAGTCGAGGGCGCAGGGGAGGGGTCCGCGACGGCGAACGACGACGGGACCGTCACGTACGATACGGAGGCCACGTCGGGCACCGACTCGTTCGCGTTCACGGTCAACGACACCGAGGGCGGGCAGTCCGCTCCGGCGACGGTCGACGTGAACATTGACGTCGGCGACGCGAGTGGCGATGATGCGGGTAACGACGGCGCGGGTGACGACGGCGATGGCACCGACGGCGGCGCGAACGCCGAACCCGACGACGAGGCGTCAGACGGCCAGAGCGGTGGCGCTCCGAGCGGCGGAAGTTCGGACGATCCGAGCGACGAGAACGACGAGAGTGACGAGAGCGGGTCCGACGACGCAGACAGTGAAGACGACGGCGACGACGGCGGTTCCGGCGGCGGATACGCCGGGGACGCCGAGAGCGACGGGACGGCCGCCTTCGAGCTATCGAACGCGACGCTCTCCGCGACGAACGCGTCGGTCGGCGACGAGGTGAACGCCTCGGCGGTCGTCGACAACGTCGGCGAGGCAGACGGCACGACCGCCGTCAACCTCACGGTCGACGGCGAGACGGTCGACGCCCGCGAACTCTCGCTCGAAGCGGGAGCCAGCGAGACGGTGACGCTCTCGCACACCTTCGAGGAGCCCGGGACCCACGAACTGTCGCTCGGTGGCGGGGTCGTCGGGAACGTGACGGTCACGAACGCGACGACCGCGAACGAATCGGTCGAGAACGACGGCGGATCGTCGGTATCGACGGCTCAGACGACCGCTGATGGCAGCGGGACCGGTGCCGGAGAGAGCGACGGCGGAAGCGCGGAGACGGCCGCGTCAACCGGCGACGCGACCGACACGGCGGTCGAAGCCGGCGCCGAGTCGACTCCGACCGGCGAGACGAACTCGGGAACGCCCGGGTTCGGTCCGGTCGCGGCGCTGCTCTCGGTGCTCCTCGGGGCCGCCGCGTTCGCGCGCCGGCGGGCGTAA
- a CDS encoding sulfatase-like hydrolase/transferase: protein MHVVLVTASAVRRDHVRTEDGRVDAALPALARLAGDATVFSRAYTSSPDHESTLRAILTGTHPTEDSGRGPTLVDALADAGWETGLFHGRPDEVRSSWGFEAPDESPDRTVSGRLRASAHRRIADETVLGGPLASADRLIGSSFGTRVAAPPAHSAADVTERALSWLDETSGPRFLWVHYDTARAPHVPREGTASDGIDPRTATKLGYATASAPDALTDEERATLKTLYRGELEHLDRHVGRLFDGIQSRLDVSDTVTAFTGTGGCPLGERGRWYDTSGDFYEESVRVPLFVHGPGFDAERVEFAASSVDVLPTLAAAAGVERAAQRGGSDLRSFTGRRVTERQVFAAAGAAPAAAMVCNGRWKLSRRLADGRETLFDHNDDPAERRDRSGENLPVHRALSHALDYFVENRRRSSASARSPIETKTRS, encoded by the coding sequence ATGCACGTCGTCCTCGTCACTGCCTCCGCAGTGCGCCGCGACCACGTCCGCACCGAAGACGGACGGGTCGACGCCGCGCTCCCCGCTCTCGCCCGTCTCGCGGGTGACGCGACGGTGTTCTCGCGAGCGTACACCAGCTCTCCCGACCACGAATCGACGCTTCGAGCGATACTGACCGGCACCCACCCCACCGAAGACAGCGGGAGGGGTCCCACGCTCGTGGACGCCCTCGCAGACGCCGGCTGGGAGACGGGCCTCTTCCACGGGCGTCCCGACGAGGTACGCTCGTCTTGGGGGTTCGAGGCTCCCGACGAATCCCCGGACCGGACGGTCTCGGGACGACTCCGCGCGAGCGCCCACCGACGAATCGCAGACGAGACGGTGCTCGGCGGACCGCTGGCGTCCGCCGACCGGCTGATCGGGTCGTCGTTCGGGACGCGGGTCGCGGCCCCTCCCGCCCACTCCGCCGCAGACGTGACCGAGCGCGCGCTCTCGTGGCTCGACGAGACGTCCGGTCCGCGGTTCCTGTGGGTGCACTACGACACCGCGCGCGCCCCGCACGTTCCGCGTGAGGGGACCGCGAGCGACGGAATCGACCCCCGGACCGCGACCAAACTCGGCTACGCCACCGCCAGCGCGCCCGACGCGCTGACCGACGAGGAACGGGCGACGCTGAAGACGCTCTACCGCGGCGAACTCGAACACCTCGACCGTCACGTCGGCCGCCTGTTCGACGGGATTCAATCGCGCCTCGACGTCTCGGACACCGTGACCGCGTTCACGGGGACGGGCGGCTGTCCGTTGGGCGAACGCGGCCGGTGGTACGACACCAGCGGGGACTTCTACGAGGAGTCGGTCCGCGTTCCGCTGTTCGTTCACGGCCCGGGGTTCGACGCCGAGCGAGTGGAGTTCGCCGCGTCGTCCGTCGACGTGCTGCCGACGCTCGCCGCCGCCGCGGGCGTCGAACGCGCCGCACAGCGCGGCGGTTCGGACCTCCGCTCGTTCACGGGGCGACGCGTGACCGAACGCCAAGTGTTCGCCGCGGCGGGGGCCGCCCCGGCGGCCGCGATGGTCTGTAACGGTCGGTGGAAGCTGTCGCGAAGGCTGGCGGACGGACGAGAGACGCTGTTCGACCACAACGACGACCCCGCCGAACGCCGAGACCGGTCCGGCGAGAATCTCCCCGTTCACCGCGCCCTCTCGCACGCGCTCGATTACTTCGTCGAGAATCGGCGGCGGAGTTCGGCGTCCGCACGCTCGCCGATAGAGACTAAAACACGTAGTTAA
- the glmM gene encoding phosphoglucosamine mutase: MFGTSGIRGPVGETVTADLALRIGQALAVDAERVVLGRDARITGDVLADALSAGLRECGADVVRVGVAATPTIARSVEWFDADAGVAVTASHNPAPDNGIKLWTQSGQAFSPARNDRIEERVTSGGLAPAEWDALGREYAETGAVERHTDAVVDAFETMEGVDAVVDLGNGTGRVTVDALYELGATVNTLNAQQDGTFPARKSEPNAETLTALRQTVPATDADFGIAHDGDSDRMVAVSDTGAYVPGDALLALFARDVVSEGDSVAVPVDTSLLVADVVAEAGGDVTYTPVGDVFVAEAVSRPGFAFGGEPSGAWIWPDQTLAPDGNYAALRLADLVRRKGPLSEQVADLDVSRYATRRLNLSVDDKEGAMRTLGDALTAAYEDADTTDGVRVETDSGWFLVRASGTEPLIRVTAEARAESDADELVSEVRSIIEREGIGS, encoded by the coding sequence ATGTTTGGAACGAGCGGTATCCGCGGACCCGTCGGTGAGACGGTGACGGCGGACCTCGCACTCCGTATCGGACAGGCTCTCGCCGTCGACGCCGAGCGGGTCGTTCTGGGTCGGGACGCGCGCATCACGGGGGACGTTCTCGCGGACGCCCTCAGCGCCGGACTCCGCGAATGCGGGGCCGACGTGGTCCGCGTCGGCGTCGCCGCGACGCCGACCATCGCGCGGAGCGTCGAGTGGTTCGACGCGGACGCGGGCGTCGCGGTCACCGCTTCGCACAACCCCGCGCCCGACAACGGTATCAAACTCTGGACGCAGTCGGGGCAGGCGTTCTCGCCCGCTCGGAACGACCGAATCGAAGAGCGGGTGACGTCGGGCGGTCTCGCGCCCGCGGAGTGGGACGCTCTCGGTCGCGAGTACGCCGAGACGGGCGCCGTCGAACGACACACCGACGCGGTGGTCGACGCGTTCGAGACGATGGAGGGGGTCGACGCCGTCGTGGACCTCGGAAACGGGACCGGTCGCGTCACCGTCGACGCCCTCTACGAGTTGGGCGCCACCGTGAACACACTCAACGCACAACAGGACGGGACGTTCCCCGCGCGCAAGAGCGAACCGAACGCCGAGACGCTTACGGCGCTTCGACAGACCGTCCCCGCGACCGACGCGGACTTCGGTATCGCCCACGACGGGGACTCCGACCGCATGGTCGCCGTCTCAGACACCGGGGCGTACGTCCCCGGCGACGCCCTCCTCGCTCTCTTCGCGCGCGACGTGGTTTCCGAAGGCGACTCCGTGGCCGTCCCCGTCGACACCAGCCTCCTGGTCGCCGACGTGGTGGCCGAGGCCGGCGGCGACGTGACGTACACTCCCGTCGGTGACGTGTTCGTCGCGGAGGCCGTCTCCCGACCCGGGTTCGCCTTCGGCGGCGAACCGAGTGGCGCGTGGATCTGGCCCGACCAGACGCTCGCCCCCGACGGGAACTACGCGGCGCTCCGCCTCGCGGACCTCGTCCGCCGGAAGGGGCCGCTCTCCGAACAGGTGGCCGACCTGGACGTCTCCCGCTATGCGACCCGCCGGCTGAACCTCTCCGTCGACGATAAGGAGGGGGCGATGCGGACGCTCGGCGACGCGCTCACCGCGGCCTACGAGGACGCCGATACGACCGACGGGGTGCGCGTCGAGACCGACTCGGGCTGGTTCCTCGTTCGCGCCAGCGGCACCGAACCGCTGATCCGCGTGACCGCCGAGGCGCGCGCCGAGTCCGACGCCGACGAACTGGTCTCGGAAGTGAGAAGTATCATAGAACGCGAAGGAATCGGGTCCTGA